The Cyclopterus lumpus isolate fCycLum1 chromosome 18, fCycLum1.pri, whole genome shotgun sequence nucleotide sequence TCAGCCGGGGTCAGTGGACTTGTGTAACAACCAGCTCAACTTTACCCAGTGTCTCATCTGACTTCTTCGAGAGGAAGTGACTGAAGTGACTTTTTTTGTGGCAGGAAAAGTCCATTAGTACAAAATAGTCTTCATTTCTCATGACAAGGCACGTGATACCGatgaagggttagggttagggagGCCCGCCTCAGCATCTGGGTATCATTTGATGCTCAGAGCAACTGATGCTGTGTAAAGAgggtgaaacaaacacaggaagttCACCCAGGAGACTCCTGTTCATGTCCAGTGTGAAacaagtcaatgttgacttactTTACAGTAGTTTTCTTTAACTAACTCACGCCAGTGACATAACAAACCAACTCATTGTACGttacaaacatacttatttgaacccaaaccatgatcttttccaagtagttttgttgcataaGCAAACCTACAAACTAAATAAGCCTACGTTGAAAGTTTATCTTGAAAAGACACGATGCACAATGAGTGAAAAGTCCATGACGCATCCAACAGTGACACTAGATCGGTATCTAATGCATCCTCTGAGGCGTGGGACCACTGACgagtatttgacgagttgggagtgaggcAGAGGGAGTTTCTGAAGGCAGAAGCCGGGATCCGTATTTGGTAGTTGTTACTGTACATACTGATAGAGGATTGGTGACCATGCTGCTGTCTCCTCTCACGCCGGGTAACTCACCGTTGGCAGATGGAGGTTCCCTGCTGCGACCGCCACACTCCCAGCTATTGTCAGCTGTAAAGAGaacacagtcacacaaaccCAACAGCATGAAAGAAGTGCCTGACTACAGCCAGGAGAGccaatgaattaaaaacaataagagTAGAAGTGAGTAAATAAAATCTGCTTTGAAGGTATATTTTATATCTCGTTTGATTTTgtggataaaataaaataatagcaGTGAAGTTCCATGTGAACCGTACATGAATGCCACAATGACATTGTTTGAGCTCGAGCTTGGACATGACAACTTTACCTTTGAGAGGAGTTTGACAGATTTTGGATGcggtttctttttaatttgatcCATACCAGACTAATATCAGCCTCTGATTTGATCGTTCTCCAACAAGTCCAACGACTTTATGGAAGTACAATAATGAATTGTCATCACCTCATGTGTAATAAGTGAGTGAAGAACGTGCTCACcagcagagaggaaatgaaGAACGGTATGTCAGTCTGCTCGTGGCTCAGGCCTTTGGACAGAAACACCGCCACACAGGTGATCTGAAACACGCTCATGCCAATCTGAGTGATCTGGGGACAGCAGAGAGGACACTTTATGTTGAGGTCACGGAGCTCGTGCACAGCTGTGACGAGACACgcggacggacacacacactgtacccCCAGAGCTTTGGGTTCCGCCTCCAGGTACTTCTCCTTCCTGTGGACGTTCCTCTGGAAGCTGACTGCGACCAGAGGGCTCGGAGCTGGACCGATGCCTTCCTCCACAGCCGCTGCTTCATCTGCAACAACCAACTCTTACTTTCACGTCCTATATTAAACTGACATGCGGAAGACGCACGAGACGCGTGCGCGTCGCGCATTGCAGACGCGTGCGCGGCGGAAATCAGCTTCCGTATCTCAAGCAGAAAACAACATCTGGAGTTCATCACTGCACAAACTACACAGATCTCCAAGTCCTCCTTTCCTCACGTTCGACTTAAACATGGCGAACGACTATGAACAAAGCATGTTTTACCTGCCATGGTCACGATCTCCGCGGCGACTTCCCGTTTGGACAAGTTGTTGAGTTGTCTTGCAAATGTTTTGCAAAAACTTTTGGGCGTTCGAGTCCCGCCCATAGATGGAGCCGGACAGGTCCCGCCCCgcgtgcgtctgtctgtctgtctgtctgtctgtctgtctgtctgtctgtctgtctgtctgtctgtctgcctgtctgtctgtctgtctgtctgtctgtctgtctgtctgtctgtctgtctgtctgtctgtatgtctgtctgtctgtctgtctgtatgtctgtctgcctgtctgtctgcctgtctgtctgtctgtctgtctgtctgtctgcctgtctgtctgtctgcctgtctgtctgtctgtctgtctgtctgtatgtctgtctgcctgtatgtctgtctgcctgtctgtctgtctgtctgactgactgactatctgtctgtgtgtctgtctgtctgtctgtctgtccgtctgactgcatgtctgtctgcctgtctgtctgtctgtatgtctgtctgcctgatgtctgtctgcctatctgtctgtctgtctgtctgtgtgtctgtctgtctgcctgtctgactgcatgtctgtctgtctgatgtctgtctgcctatctgtctgtctgtctgtatgtctgtctgtctgtgtgtctgtctgtctgtctgcatgtctgtctgcatgtctgcctgtctgtctgtctgtctgcatgtctgtctgcatgtctgcctgtctgtctgcctgtctgactgcatGTCTGTttgtccgtccgtctgtctgtctgatgtctgactgtatgtctgtctgcctgtctgtctgtccgtccgtctgaTGTCTgactgtatgtctgtctgtctgactgactatctgtctgtgtgtctgtctgtctgtctgtccgtctgactgcatgtctgtctgtctgcctgtctgtctgtctgtctgtctgactgcatgtctgtctgactgcatgtctgtctgtccgtctgtctgcctgtctgtctgtctgactgactatctgtctgtctgtctttatgtctgcctgcctgtctgtctgtgtgtctgtctgtctgtctgactgcatgtctgtctgtccgtccgtctgtctgtctgatgtctgactgtcc carries:
- the LOC117747728 gene encoding uncharacterized protein LOC117747728 isoform X1, coding for MGGTRTPKSFCKTFARQLNNLSKREVAAEIVTMADEAAAVEEGIGPAPSPLVAVSFQRNVHRKEKYLEAEPKALGITQIGMSVFQITCVAVFLSKGLSHEQTDIPFFISSLLLTIAGSVAVAAGNLHLPTLRACLGMQIVACGASVFNLICSLIKMDVLAYSCWSNYYESNTTRLEEICRDIENTHSHFFAEVVVIQVALLAISVTLAAYCCKVVNCCSPAPKMPVITVHAPPVQQ